The Spirosoma radiotolerans genome has a window encoding:
- a CDS encoding aldehyde dehydrogenase (NADP(+)): MPTTQQSINVSFIGHEPISGDGNLFRAFAPARHENLTDEFANVSAEQANQAVEKAADAFPVYAKLTSTQRAEFLDTIASELEALGDELVERAVLESGLPTGRISGERGRTTGQLRMFANLLREGSWVDARINPALPDRQPLPRTDLRRMLVPLGPVVVFGASNFPLAFSVAGGDTASALAAGCPVVVKAHPSHPGTSSLVGQAIVAAAEKTGMPDGVFSLLHADNEVAQQLVAHPAIKAVGFTGSRAGGLALLRVAQGRPEPIPVYAEMSAVNPVVVLPGAISQPDGPNSATAVAAGLAASVTLGVGQFCTNPGLTFLLDSPNTATFLETVAEKIRASAPATMLNAGICQAYQKGVQQNRVVPGVHVLAEADTDADSNQTQGRPTVLSTTAPIFLSSEFLSEEVFGPSSLIVVCETETELADCLTMLEGQLTATIYATAEELKASSVDWVALLQAKAGRVLFGGFPTGVEVSEAMTHGGPFPATSDSRSTSVGTGAILRFVRPVTYQSFPDELLPPALQNANPLGIWRNVDGVMKK; the protein is encoded by the coding sequence ATGCCAACCACGCAACAATCCATCAACGTCAGTTTTATTGGCCATGAACCGATTTCGGGCGACGGGAACCTATTCCGCGCGTTTGCCCCTGCCCGCCACGAGAACCTTACGGATGAATTCGCCAATGTTTCTGCGGAACAGGCTAATCAGGCCGTCGAGAAAGCGGCTGACGCTTTCCCGGTTTATGCAAAACTAACGTCTACCCAGCGCGCTGAATTTTTAGATACAATTGCCAGCGAACTGGAAGCCCTCGGTGACGAACTCGTTGAACGGGCCGTTCTCGAAAGCGGTCTGCCAACGGGCCGGATTTCGGGGGAGCGGGGCCGGACAACGGGGCAATTACGCATGTTTGCTAACCTCCTGCGTGAAGGTTCGTGGGTGGATGCCCGCATCAATCCGGCTCTGCCTGATCGCCAGCCCCTGCCGCGTACGGATCTACGCCGGATGCTGGTGCCACTTGGCCCAGTTGTGGTTTTTGGTGCCAGTAACTTTCCGCTGGCCTTCTCGGTGGCGGGTGGCGATACAGCTTCGGCTCTGGCAGCTGGCTGTCCGGTAGTCGTTAAGGCGCACCCGTCTCATCCGGGCACCTCATCGCTGGTTGGACAGGCTATTGTGGCAGCGGCTGAAAAAACGGGGATGCCGGACGGCGTTTTTTCGCTCCTCCACGCCGACAATGAAGTAGCCCAGCAACTCGTCGCTCATCCAGCCATAAAAGCCGTCGGTTTTACAGGCTCTCGGGCGGGTGGGCTGGCCTTGTTGCGCGTAGCCCAGGGGCGGCCGGAACCGATTCCGGTCTATGCTGAAATGAGCGCCGTCAATCCAGTTGTTGTACTTCCGGGCGCCATTAGCCAGCCCGATGGACCCAATTCGGCGACTGCTGTAGCCGCTGGTTTAGCCGCTTCGGTGACGCTTGGCGTGGGACAGTTCTGCACCAATCCGGGGTTGACTTTCCTGCTGGATTCCCCGAATACAGCCACTTTTCTGGAAACAGTTGCCGAAAAAATCCGGGCATCGGCTCCAGCAACCATGCTGAACGCGGGTATCTGTCAGGCCTATCAAAAAGGCGTGCAACAGAATAGAGTCGTCCCGGGTGTGCATGTACTGGCCGAAGCTGACACGGATGCCGATAGCAACCAAACGCAGGGAAGGCCCACGGTACTCAGTACAACGGCACCTATTTTTCTAAGCAGTGAATTTCTGAGTGAAGAAGTCTTCGGGCCATCGTCGCTGATTGTGGTGTGCGAAACAGAAACCGAACTGGCCGACTGCCTGACCATGCTGGAAGGGCAACTTACCGCGACAATTTACGCCACGGCTGAGGAGTTAAAAGCTTCTTCTGTTGACTGGGTTGCTCTCTTGCAGGCGAAAGCCGGACGCGTGTTATTCGGTGGTTTCCCCACCGGCGTTGAGGTTAGTGAAGCCATGACGCACGGAGGCCCCTTCCCGGCCACTTCCGACAGCCGCTCGACATCCGTGGGCACAGGCGCTATTCTGCGCTTTGTCAGGCCTGTAACGTATCAAAGCTTTCCTGATGAGCTATTACCGCCTGCCTTGCAGAACGCGAATCCACTTGGTATCTGGAGGAATGTTGATGGAGTGATGAAAAAGTAA